One Tamlana carrageenivorans genomic region harbors:
- a CDS encoding type VI secretion system contractile sheath protein TssC: MRSKQSQNLENKLNNAVEIQAWEAFGRDVLQKLIPPLHFISAEDGIDDLKLSKEEKEALCYTLGLWETLLEDGEGFLDMRSILIKNLEQLKSDYERFLKASIEKAKPLEVAYHSVGLFFNNANEASISRLTVMNADIEQLKDLDNPVFIDAVRDEINSAFDRLDLSSHYSLLVIPGYLGANKVLDRWAKLAFEHKVFMVTDFAHLDAPDDVVAHFKTTNHVRNETYLSNVVMTCNWFVGRGKYDFIAEEDDLYVPPSLAVAGKLYSNSLSQASAGRKYGALKGVGGVCFKLKKHDLAILEGLGLIPMYFENGQIIAYSAKTLFNGNNLGLQTYSVVRVFDYVSKVLIDYFNRKTFENFNVRTRKEFIHDIVSFLDKNTGAQKLIESFSIKRLEQDMEHKDRVHLELYMEPYFPAKNFLIHLNGKIGDSGKANSWEAHYEQKG; the protein is encoded by the coding sequence ATGCGTAGCAAACAAAGTCAAAATTTAGAAAACAAGTTGAATAATGCTGTGGAAATCCAAGCTTGGGAAGCTTTTGGTAGAGACGTCTTACAAAAGCTGATACCGCCATTACATTTTATTTCTGCTGAAGACGGTATTGATGATTTGAAACTTTCTAAGGAAGAAAAGGAAGCGTTATGTTATACTTTAGGGCTTTGGGAAACTTTGCTTGAAGACGGTGAAGGTTTTTTAGATATGCGGTCTATTTTGATTAAGAATTTGGAACAATTAAAATCTGACTACGAGCGCTTTTTAAAAGCATCGATTGAAAAAGCCAAACCATTGGAGGTTGCTTATCATTCGGTTGGTTTATTTTTTAATAATGCCAATGAAGCAAGTATTTCGCGGTTAACCGTAATGAATGCAGATATTGAGCAACTCAAAGATTTAGATAATCCTGTTTTTATTGATGCGGTAAGAGATGAAATTAATTCGGCTTTTGATCGCTTGGATTTAAGTTCACACTATTCTCTGCTTGTTATTCCGGGTTATTTGGGGGCTAATAAGGTATTGGACCGTTGGGCAAAACTGGCTTTTGAACATAAAGTATTTATGGTAACAGATTTTGCACATTTGGATGCACCCGATGATGTAGTGGCCCATTTTAAAACGACCAATCACGTGCGTAATGAAACCTATTTGTCTAATGTGGTTATGACCTGTAATTGGTTCGTTGGACGAGGAAAATATGATTTTATTGCCGAGGAAGACGATTTGTATGTACCACCATCGTTGGCTGTGGCAGGGAAACTTTATAGTAACAGCTTGTCTCAGGCAAGTGCCGGAAGAAAATACGGTGCATTAAAAGGGGTAGGAGGTGTTTGTTTTAAGCTTAAAAAGCATGATTTAGCTATTTTAGAAGGCTTGGGCTTGATACCCATGTATTTTGAAAATGGCCAAATTATAGCCTACTCGGCAAAAACACTTTTTAATGGAAATAATTTGGGGCTACAAACTTATTCGGTAGTGCGCGTTTTTGATTATGTAAGCAAAGTGCTTATAGATTATTTTAACCGAAAAACCTTCGAGAATTTTAACGTACGTACCCGAAAAGAGTTTATTCATGATATTGTGAGCTTTTTAGATAAAAATACAGGAGCTCAAAAATTGATTGAAAGTTTTAGCATTAAACGATTAGAACAAGATATGGAACATAAAGATCGTGTGCATTTGGAACTTTATATGGAACCATATTTTCCAGCCAAAAACTTTTTAATTCATTTAAATGGTAAAATTGGCGATTCGGGCAAGGCTAATTCTTGGGAGGCGCATTACGAGCAGAAAGGCTGA
- a CDS encoding Gfo/Idh/MocA family protein, with translation MTKQPEQKTINWGIIGLGKIANKFATDLQTVSGAKLYAVASRSLKKAKDFAKKYDATKTYDSYEQLAKDDNIDAVYIATPHALHKENTLLCLEYGMAVLCEKPFAMNAEEVETMIAVAQSKNGLLMEALWTYFLPHYQFVLDAVKNNTYGKLLKLEADFGFYRDFDNSSRLFNKSLGGGSLLDIGIYPIFAALSTLGLPDKIEADATYFKNGADASCDMTFKYEDGAIAKLKSSLIEDLKTEAIFSFEKATVKINTMFHQPSTITLYTENKEKTLDFDYKTIGYNYETIHFNNLLRQGKTESDIMTFAFSKQLISTLDEVRALINLKY, from the coding sequence ATGACAAAGCAACCAGAACAGAAAACCATTAACTGGGGCATTATTGGCCTTGGAAAAATCGCTAATAAATTTGCTACAGACCTACAAACTGTGTCTGGGGCAAAATTGTATGCTGTAGCCTCTAGAAGTTTAAAAAAGGCTAAAGATTTCGCCAAAAAGTACGATGCAACTAAAACCTACGATAGCTATGAGCAATTAGCAAAAGACGACAATATCGATGCGGTTTATATCGCAACACCACATGCTTTACACAAAGAAAACACCTTACTGTGTTTGGAATATGGTATGGCTGTACTCTGTGAAAAGCCATTCGCCATGAATGCCGAGGAAGTCGAAACCATGATTGCTGTAGCCCAATCTAAAAACGGGCTTTTAATGGAAGCACTTTGGACCTACTTCTTACCGCACTACCAGTTTGTTTTAGATGCCGTAAAAAACAACACTTATGGCAAGTTGCTTAAACTGGAAGCCGATTTCGGGTTTTATAGAGATTTTGATAACAGTTCGAGACTCTTCAACAAATCCTTAGGTGGTGGTAGTTTATTAGATATAGGCATCTACCCTATTTTCGCCGCTTTATCGACTTTAGGCCTTCCCGATAAAATTGAGGCTGATGCTACATATTTTAAAAACGGCGCAGACGCTTCTTGTGATATGACTTTTAAATATGAAGACGGTGCTATTGCAAAATTAAAAAGTTCGCTAATTGAAGATTTAAAAACAGAAGCTATTTTTAGCTTTGAAAAGGCCACAGTGAAGATAAACACCATGTTTCATCAACCTTCAACAATTACATTATACACAGAAAACAAAGAAAAGACCTTAGATTTTGATTACAAAACCATAGGCTACAATTACGAAACCATCCATTTTAACAATTTACTGCGGCAAGGAAAAACGGAAAGTGATATTATGACGTTCGCATTTAGCAAACAACTAATAAGCACTTTGGATGAAGTAAGAGCGCTTATAAATTTGAAGTACTAA